GAAAGAAATTCATTGACCATGCAGTAAATTATATCGAACGAGGAATAGATGCAGGAGTAGATGCAATAGTAGTTGGTGATATTGGGTTATTAAATTATTTAAAAGAGAGAGAATATAATATAGAAGTACATGCAAGTGTTTTTTTGAAAACGCTAAATGTTTATCAGGTTGAATTTTTTAAGAAACTTAATGTAAAACGTATTGTAACTTCTTATCATATTACGATTGATGATATTAGAGCTATTAAAGAAAAGACCAATATTGATATTGAAACGATTGGATATTTAGGATGTTCTTTTTATAATGGTATGTGTAGTTTTAAACACGATATTGGAGAAAGGTATGATGCAGATTTTATCCCAGGAGTTACTTGTAAAAATACATATCGTGTTAAAAAGAATGGAATAGAAATGAATGATAATATCCTTGATGTTGAAAGCGGTTGTAGTATATGTTCCTTGAAAAAATTAGAAGAAGCAGGGGTTGATTCACTAAAAATTGTTGGGAGAGATAGAAATCCAGAATATATAGCTAAAGTTATATCATTATACAAAGAATCACTAGAAAAACTAAGGAATGAAGTTGAGCCAAAAACTTTGCAGGAAAATCTTCCATATTGGTGGAAAAGACAGTGGTGCAGAGCTAATAAGTGTAAATTTATTGATAGAAATAGTGATTTAAAGTATATGATTGGGAGGTAAAGATGGAAGTTTTTAATTTGGTACAAGGTATTCAAATTGAATCTTGCAATAATATAGTTTTAGGACATGAAACTTGTGCTAATGCTTTTATAAGTAGTATGGGAACTTTTAATTTTGATAAATTTGAACAAAAGAATATTAGAATTGTGACACCTATGGTTCCACAAAAACTTATAGATAAAATTTTTAATATAATTAACGAAATAGCAGCTAAAAAAAAGATAAAAGTAGTATTTAATGATGTAGGGTTACTTTATATGTGCAAGAACTTAATTGACAATAATAAAATTAATCCAGTAATAGGACGTATTTTAACACATTCATTTTTTGATTGTCCTTGGAGTTCCAAGATATTAGAATGTGAAAACAATGATGTAAAATCTGCTTTTAATCAATATTTTTGTCTTGATCATAGTAAAAAGAAATTATTTGAAGAATATAATGTAAAAGAATTTGAGTTAAACTATCACAAAGGTGATGCAGCATATAATTTAAAAAAGAATGGATTCAAAGTGACTACATATAATTTTAATAAATTGCTGTCAGTTGGAAGAATCTGTTTTGCTGCAAGGTTTTTTCAGTTATATTATCCTAATTGCTACAATGAAAATATATGTAAAAGAAAAGTACACTTAGATGTTGTAAAAAAATGGGGTAAAAATCGAATTATTAATGATGAAATATCAAGTTTAGATAAAGCTTATTTTAAAAATAATTATCTGATTGGCAATGCTGTTTATGAAGAAATTAATATTGGGCAAAATACAGATGTTGATTTGTATGACAATGTAATTTTAAAATAGGAGGTAATTTATAACAATGGAAAAGTACATTCTTTATATATTATTAGGAGCGCTAATTCTATTTTCAATAATTATTATAGTAAAACCAACAGTTTTTATTACATTTTATAATACTGTATTAGGATTATTTGGTTTGCAAACAAAAAGTATTGATGGATCTTATAAAAAAATAAGAATATTAGGAAGTGTATTATTGATATTTTATGCTATTATTTTAAAATATCTGGTTTAGCATGAGGAGTGATGAATATATATTGTCAAAGCTATGGTTTAATTACACCATTTGGTAATGGAGTTAATAAACTTTGGGATGCAATAAAGTATTCTAAAACTATAAAAAATACAAACGAATATGGGAAATTATTTATTAGAGATAATAAATCAGTAACTGAAGTAATAAATCTATTGTGTGAGGATTCTATTAGAGAGACACTTAGACGAATAGATATTTCAGAAAAATCTATTGCAAATAATAAGAGAGTTGGTCTAATAGTAGCTTCAAGTCTTGGAGCAGTAGATTTAGGCTATTCGAGTGAGAACAAAAAAATAGATGATAGATTAAAAAATTATGGAAGAATTAATAGTATTACTGCTAATTTAGTAGCAAAATTTAAAATAAGCGGGTATAGTACTACAGTTACAAATACATGTGTTTCAGGCGCATCAGCATTATTAATAGTAGAGCAGTTATTAAAAAATGATATTTTAGATCAGTGTTTTATAGTTGGATTTGATTATATAAGTGGGTTTATATCTGATGGACTAGAATGTTTAAAAATATTAAATAAAGGTAAAACAATGAATTATTTTTCTGATAATAAACAAGGAATATTATTAGGAGAAGGAG
The genomic region above belongs to Abyssisolibacter fermentans and contains:
- a CDS encoding peptidase U32 family protein — its product is MKILAPVSNVESARLFIKSGAEEVYLGADDELFSQMSMTGRGKSAYDGRQILCSFKELKEIVKVCKESNTTVNFLCNFPFINDEIFKGKKFIDHAVNYIERGIDAGVDAIVVGDIGLLNYLKEREYNIEVHASVFLKTLNVYQVEFFKKLNVKRIVTSYHITIDDIRAIKEKTNIDIETIGYLGCSFYNGMCSFKHDIGERYDADFIPGVTCKNTYRVKKNGIEMNDNILDVESGCSICSLKKLEEAGVDSLKIVGRDRNPEYIAKVISLYKESLEKLRNEVEPKTLQENLPYWWKRQWCRANKCKFIDRNSDLKYMIGR
- a CDS encoding beta-ketoacyl synthase N-terminal-like domain-containing protein; this translates as MNIYCQSYGLITPFGNGVNKLWDAIKYSKTIKNTNEYGKLFIRDNKSVTEVINLLCEDSIRETLRRIDISEKSIANNKRVGLIVASSLGAVDLGYSSENKKIDDRLKNYGRINSITANLVAKFKISGYSTTVTNTCVSGASALLIVEQLLKNDILDQCFIVGFDYISGFISDGLECLKILNKGKTMNYFSDNKQGILLGEGVGTLLIGKNYLPDSNFRIKSSVITNDSYDILKPCKSGQGLKLAIKKAIKKSKYKWSDLDIICFCSNGTKIIDEVNDKLLNYIFDCYNVQAKVTSIKHLIGHTLGASNIIELIALFLMMENHYVPTITANITNTKISKDIYSNKFANSRFEKAMLFSSGFTGVNCCIVLEGIN